TTTACTGACTTTTTAAATAGTTCCACTAACGCAGTGACGATCGGTAATAATACTGTTGCGAAAATTAATACTTGTTCCATATGTCTCACCTCCCTTCAAATTTAATTCAAGAATTGAAAAAGAGCATAAATGACTGTTGCTATCAGCCCTCCTGCTCCTGTGATGTTAATAATTAACTTCCAAAAATTAGATAACTTTAGTTTGTTTGTTGATAAATGGTGTTCAATTAAGGTGTTTAACAACTTCTTTTGCTCATCATTACTCTTCTGAACCGTTGTTCTGATTTCCCTCATTTCATGCGACATACCAGTAAAGGTGTTCTCTAATGTGACGATCCTTCTTTCGTGGTCCTGCCATATTGGCATGTTTTCCATCTCCTCCTGATTTTGCAAATCCTTACCCCCTAGTCAATACTTTTAGCCATAAAAAATACGCCTTATTTGGCGCTAAATTTCTCTCTCGCTCTTTTCTCTTTTTCTTGTAATTCTGTTACTTCTTGATAGATTGATTTTGCTAATTGCTTTGTATCTGCATTTAACGTTACTTCTACAGCTAGATGACTTACTTGTGCTTCTAACTCTAATATTCGTTTCTCTAATTGTTCAACTTTATTAGACATTATGCTGCACTCCCATCATCCATAATTTTTGTAGCTACTTTCTGTCTAACCAATACTTCCAATGCGCTAGGCGCTTCATTTCCTGCATACTGTTCAGTTGTCAACGGGATATAACCATTCACATTAATGGTCCGATCTTCGTCTCTTCCTTGAAAATGAACCTTCACACTTTCTATTTCTTGTCCATCAACATCATAATTCATAGATACACTCGTAATGGTTATATTCATTCAGCTCCATCTCCTTTTTCAAATTGTTCACACAAGTAATCATATACAACTGCTTCTTGGCCACTAAATTCTTTATCACATTCATCTAATACCTTTTTAACTGTTTTAAGCATACCTTGCGCATCACCGCCCTCAATGATTAACGATTCATCCAACAATTCTTGATAATCCTCTTTAAAAGCTTTTTGATCTTCAATATCATACCTGTCATCATTAATAATTGCCTTGCCTTCATCATCTTTTTTAGAATGTTCTTCAGCGATTTGCTTGCGTTGCTCTTCTACTTTTTTTGACCTTTCAGCCAATATTTTAATAAACTCAGTACGGTGTCTTGACTGCTTGCGTTTTAAATTCAAATCAAAAAGCAGGCTGGTTGCCTGCCCTAATTGTGCGTTTTTAATTGTTACTTGCATTATGCTGCCTCCTCTAATTTCGCTACCTTTTGTTTAAGTACCTGGTTCTCCATTTCTAAATATTTAATACGGTCCGCATGATCATTAGCAACTGGAATTAATAAAGTCCATAAGCGATCATACTCAATGCCTTCTATTTCATCTCCATTAAATGTTACGTATTGACTCAATCCTACATCAAAAACATTTTCAGCAATTAAACCGTAGTATCTTTTTAATCCATCTGTGATTCCGCCATTTTCAGCGACCTCTGCTTTATCAAACCAATGACTTGGTTTTAAATCTAAAATCTTATTATAATCAATGTCGACAGCCTGTATATCTGTCTTATATTTCTTGGCTGAGGTTACACGCGCAAATTGTCCTGCTGTAGATATATACACGTTTGATGAAGCACCTGTGGTTGTGTTGTAAGCACCTGTTGAATAAAGATTTCCATCTGATCGGAAACTAGTCTGTGATACAACTGTACCTGTTGCGTCTAAATATAAATTGTTACCCTGCGTATATACCGCTGCAGTCCTATTGGTTCCATCTATAAAATCTCCAAAGCCGATGTCGCCTCCATTACCCATATAAGTGCCTCCGCCACCTGCGGATACTACAGATATACCAACTGCTTCAATTTTGACCTCAGTGTTAACCGACTGCCTTGAACTATCAGCGTTTATTAGTCCTGTTTTAAGCGAAAACTTACCATTATTTAGCGAGAATAATCCATAAGAGTTATTTGTTCCGTCTCCTGAACCACCTATGCTACTATAAAAATCACCCTCTGCAACAATGTGGTTATTTTCAATCCTGGTATAATTTCTTGCATCTGTTACTGAATTAAAAGTTGATCCATTAATATCTATACCGTTGATCTCACCTGCATTAATAATTCCTAGATTGCCAGTGATATCAGATAAGACTGTTACTGCACCAACAAGATTTATATTAGTTGCATCAATCGTAGCGCTCTCACTAGATAAATTTATAGATGCAATCACACCGTTTTTATTTACTTTTAAATCTATCTCACTATCGAGACCATCAATATTCAGTTCTACACTCGATACCCTGTTTTCTATATCATTAACAGTTATACTATTAGCCTTCAAGCTTATTTGACCATTAAGTCCATCAATATCTAATTCGGCGCTACTAACTCGTGATTCAATAGCACTCACTGTACTTGATTCTGCTTTGGCATTAATTTGAGTTGCTTGTTGTGTGATATCAGATTCAGCACTATCAACTCGACCTTCTAGACTATTAAATGTAGTTTGTTCTATCTTGCTTGATATTTCATCTGATAGCTGACTTATGCTACTATTAGCTTGACTTATATCGGTTGTGTGGCCATTTACTGTTGTATTTAAACTACTTACATCAGCACTAATGCCATTCACATTAACAGTTAATGTGCTAACATCATTACTAATGCTCGTTACATCATCAGACAGGCTGTTTAACGTACTCTGTTCAGCTTTTAATTCTACTTGTCCAGCAAGTATGTTAACCTCACCCGATAAGCTAGATACATTGCCACTCACTGTGTCTAACTCATCTTGATTCGCTTTCAGATTGATAGCTGTAGAATTTGCATTAATATCGGTTCCTTGCTGACTAACCGTATTATCAAGTGTACTAAGATCACTAATTGCTATATTAAGATTACCTTCGACTGTGTCTAAGTTTGTGCTTACAGTAGTGATTCGCCCATCCTGTTCATCTAACTCAGTTGCATTATCTATTACGGATTGTTGTAAATTACTAGATGTGGTTTCTAGATCGTTTACCGTATTATTTATTGTTTGGACAGTTGAGCTATCTGCTTTTAAAAGTAGCTCACCATTTACATATTCAAGATTTGCCTTATCTAATAACTCTCCATCAATCTGTGTTTTAACTGTATTTGTATAGTTGTTTGCATTACTTTCAGCGCTAGATTGTGCATGATCAGCTTTATCTTGCGATCCCGTTGTCGTCTCAATAACAGCTTGGCCAACTTCACTATCTAATTTATCCTTTGCATCATTACCTGGTTCGTCTTTTTGATCGACCTCATCTTTCGTATAGGTGACTTCTTCTAGGTCAGCTTGACTTATTTTCTTGCGCAATTGTGCTTGTAGTGATTGCCAAATGCTGTTGGCCTCTGCTTCGGTGTATTCTACAAAGTCGCCTAATTGCACTTGCTTTTCTGCTCGATCTTTAATATCCCGATCTTGAAAGTAGATCCTTGCCTCTAAATATAAAGCTGGTTCATAACTTGTATCTTTTATTTGAATGGTGTCACCAAAACGAATCTTTTTATTTTCAAGACCTGGTACCTTTTCCAAATCTGCAATCGTACCCTCATAGCTCACAATAGCATTAATACGCTTTGCTAATTCCTGTTCACCTAGTTCGATCAATCTTTCTTCGGTTGCATTTTCTTCTACACCAAACTGCGGTTCATAGGGTTTGATGATGTGCTTTCCATCTCGTCCCCAACGTTGTAATGCATCTTGATCTTCTACTAGCACAGTTAATCTATTACCATCTTCATCAAGAGGACCCAACACTTCAAGCGCAGTAACAATATCTTCCGTGTTTTCAATACGCTTCAAACCAATTAAGTCTTTTCCAAACTCAACACGTCTACCGCGCCATTGTCCGACCTTTTCAACTAGATCGACATAACGACCGCTTATTTTTCCACCTTCTTGTTCCACTCGGAATCTTAATTCTAAACCAAAGACAGATGCAATTTTCTTTAAATAGGTATGTGGATCTGTGTAATCATCAAAAGTAATGGTTCTTACACCATTAAAAAACACGGTACCCATTTGCCATTCCGTTCCGTCTAACGCTTGATTACCGTGAGATTCAGCAGATAAAGCTTGTGATGTATGTGGTTGAATTACTTTTGCAGTACTTAACGCTGCATAACTACCATACGAATAAACTTCTAGTTGTCTATCTATTCTGTTCTCTTGTATTTCATAGATAATAAACTCTAAAAACTCGCCATCTTCACCAGGTATAATCACACGGTTATTACCAGCAATATAAGTAGCATAATCTCGATCCGCATGTGTACTAAAATCAAACAGTTCACTACCATCTTCTAAAGACTTTTTATGGCTGTTTGAAAGAACATTGCGATATCGAATATGTCCCAGAGCTTGATCTGTTTGGCCATTCGCTATGAAAACCTGACTCATTTTTCTCACCTCCGTTCCTCTATGACAGGCTATAGATATCTATTACGATAGCTACCACTTGTGTTTACCGTATTTTCAGGCATTACAATTAAATTGTTTTCTCCTTTTTCCAAAGCGAAAAAATCTGCACCTAAAATACTAGATTCATACGGTTCACCGTTGATATAAACTTGCCCATTATTCGTATGATCGAAAATAATTTTGTCTCCTTGATATGCAATATAAGGGACTTCAGCATCAGATGGCTGATTAATCTTCCAAAATCGTGTATCACGTATTGCCATTTCAGTCGTTTCATAGTCGCCAAATTTTCCAATATGAACTTGAATTTGTGCAACAGGACGTTGATATGTGCCTTCTCCATCATTAAAATAGCTTGTCTCTCTTGCACTGTGCACGCCATTATCGACTTTAGCAATGTAGGAAGTCCAAACGTTTCCATTTCTTCTTAGTCTTAAAATCCCTAAGAAGTCATCCCAAAGCTCACCATTGGATTCGTCTGTTGTTTGACTGAGTGTCATTAGATATTTTCTATCACCGTTGACATCTTGGATGTAGGCTTCCATCCGATTCCTCTTTACCGCTTCCCACGAATCAGTAAGTGCAATTTTAGCTATGACACTACCATTGACATCAAGCAAATACACTTCTACACGACCCACGCCTGCAACACTATTAAAGTTACTTAATGAAATATCCATTACAAAATCTTGTAGTGTCTCCGATAAACTTGTTTTTAGTGCTGGACCATACCATTTGGATCCATCCGATGGACTACCAAAACTAGATACGATAAACTTATCGCCGTCAGATGTCATCGTTCCTGAAATTACGCCATTATCAACTTGATTTGCATTCGTCCATCCAGTTGTAGTTGCCATAGTGTTATCAAGAATTTTAGTAAGTGGATTATAAACAATGCTGTCGACATCAACAGGTTGACCAATCATATTGTACGTACCCAATTGATTTTGTATCAGTAAAAATGTAATAGGAGCAAGGATTTCAAATTCAAAGATTGGTTCGGATTCTGCGGTACCCGTGTTTGTAATTTGAAAATAATCGGATTCAGTGACAAATGGCTTTTCTTCACCGTACCCATATGGATCTGGGCAAATAAATTGTATTGTTCCTTTTCTCAATCGTGACATTTTTTCAAAGTCATCAATGGAATTTTGAACGACTGCATAATAAATTCGTCCTGGTTCATCATCAAATTGCAACTCGACAACTTCATCTGTGATGAGCCATTCTGCTAATTCATCTTTTTTGATCAATTCATCTGCATCATCTTTAATATGAAATCCTACAGGTTGATTAATAATTAATGGTTCAATGTCTGTTGATTGCAAGTAACCGCCTGGATAACCTGGTACTGTTAACAGATTTCTACTTCTGGCCGCAAAGGGAGGTTTGCTTCGTCCACGTTCAATATATAACCAGTCTTTTCTCACACCATTAAACGTTATAGATTTATACGCCAAATTTCTCCCTCACCTTCTGCTTCCGATTCTGTGTTTCTGTTATAACAGGTTCAAGACCCTTTCCTAGGGACCTGGAATCTATGATAGGATTTATATCCTTCGCCAACAATTGCATTAAGATTTCGTTTTGTTGTAGTGTAGCATTAAGTAAATCTTTCGTGTAATCCACTGCTGTTTTTGTTGATCTATTTGTTTGACCAGATGAATTACTTTGCTTACCTAACAACGCTAGTAACTTGTTAAACGGATTATTTCTCAAATTACTTACTATTCTGTCTGCTTCGCCTGCTGGACTAATGCCCGTTGCATAACCAGGCATGGGATTGAATGCTTTCATAATGTTTTTCGATTCATCATGTGTAAACACCTGGTATCCTGAAGGTCTATCGTACATGCCTAAACCAAGCATTTCCCACTGATTACCCAAGCGCCCTAGTTCAAATCCTTCTTCACCAGCTAAAAATATTCCCCCTGGATGATGGTCAGTACCTGTTGCATATTGTCGTACATGTCCGCCACCTCCAACTAGACCAATATTAGCCGAGTCGCCTTGCTTAAACCCTGAATAACGAGCATAAAATTTAACGGTAACATTATGGTCCTGATAAATTGTTTTGCCTGCAAGCTCATTCATCGTCCGTAACTCTTTTTGTGCGTCTTCAAGTTTGCCTATTTGGGAATCGATCATACCTATTTGATCTTGATATTCTTGCGTATTCAATTCGCCAGAATACTTTAATTCATCAAGTTTACCTTTTTGTTTATTCAGTTCATCAATTTCTTTTTGAACTGTTTTTAGCCCTTGTCCTTTTTCAGCGTTTACACCTGATTGTTTAAGAATTATCGCTTCATACTCGCCTATCAAAGTTTCAAATGCATTTAATTCTTTTTGGGTTTCTTCTAATGATTTTTCCTTTTTAGCAATGGTCGTGTCAATGCCAGTTATTATCTGATCATGCATACCCTTTTGATCTATTAACAATTTACGTGCTTCTTCTTCTTGCAATAGTTTTTCAGCCAGTTCTAATCTCTCATTACCAGTTAGGGTAAGTAAGTCTTTCTTTATGTCTGCTATTTCTAAATCCTTGTCCTTTATTTGTTCGGATAACTCTGATAATCTATCTAGCGCATCCTCACGCTCTAACTCCTTAGCTGCAATTTCTTGCTGTAATGTTTTTTGTTCTTTTAGATTTTCTTTTTGTTTATCCATTTCCGCAGTTATGGCATCATACGTATCATCAATTAATCTTTGCTTTTCAGCATTGTTTAATTTTTCAAGTTCTTCTAATACTTCAGCGTACGCATTTCCTTGTTCTGATATAGCTGAAGCAGTACTAGGTGATTTTTCAACTACATCCTCATTCAATTCTAAAAAATCTCGCATTTCATCATTAGTTAGAGTAGACTTTTCAAGCAATTCTGCTTGTTCATCTTTTAGCTTTTCGATAGCTTCTTCTGTTTTCGCTTCTTTTAATTCATCTGCAACATCCATGTAACGTAACATTTCATCCGTGGATAGCTTGTTTTTTTCTTGTAAGGCAACAAATTGTTCTATAAGTTCATCAACAGATTCTATTTCTTCTTTTCTAGATTCGATTGATTTAAGTGTGTCTTCTGTGTTTTGATTCATCGATTTACTTAATTCATAAATCCCATAACTTAATCCGCCTATGCCAGCTATAGCCAAACCTACAGGACCGCCCGTAATGCCCATTAACCCTATACGCCCAAGCAAGCCCTTTCCACCTGCGATTCCCAATACTTTGGATAAACCGCCAGTTATTTTAATCAATCCGCCGACTCCACTACTAATACCTCCAACAACAGATAAAACGGGACCCGCTGCTGCAGCAATACCACCTAGCATGATAATGTTTTTCTTTCCTTCTTCGTCTAATTCTTCAAACCACTCAGTGACGTCCTCAATTCCGTCTTTTACATCTGGAAGTACATCTCGAGTAAAATCAAGTAGCGTTTCACCAACTGGTAACAAGAATTCCTTAGCTTCACGCCAAGTAGCCTTCCACTGTTTGGATATCGATCGCTCAGCATTTTTAGTCATGTCATCCATAGTACCGTCTACATCTTCTAACCCTTCACCAATACCCCCAAGTGAATAGACTGCATCGGCTTCAAGATCTTCGAACTTTGTCAGTTTGTTATCGTAAAGGCTTTTTATCCTCTACTTCTGGGGGTTTCCCCGCATTACGGTACGTCCATTCATACCCAGCTCAGCATACATTTTCAATCAACAGAGATGATTGTCGCTCACTCGTGGAAGGTTTATATTCTCAATGTTGAGTTTCACCTTCTATGCGTTACGGTGTCAAAGTTTTTTTAATTTCTTTGATTACCACGGTATTAGCATATAAATCACATTATAAAAAGAGCACCTACATCAGGTACTCCTTATTTCTCACATATGTTATAAATTGTTGTTTAGTATTGTTTCTGTTCCCATATTTCTTGTGGAATTTGTTATGGCAATCTTCACAGAGAGTGATGCCATTATCTATATCTATTCGTTTTTCTTTACACCAGTTATATCCATCAAGATGATGAGCATGGAGGTTTCCACCTTTATCATCACCGCAGCATTGGCATGTATAATTGTCTCTTTCATATACGCTCTTTCTCCAAACTCCATATCCTTCAAACAATCTTCCTATTTCTCGTTCTTCAGTAGTTATTTGAGGTCTATAGTTTGGATTAGCTTTTCCGAAGCGTTGAATGCCATGCATTGGATTGTTTTTTCCACTCCAATCAAAAGTACCAAGGATAGAATAAGTTTTTATGAAAAATTTGTCATGACATTCTTTGCAATAAGTGGATTTCATTTTACCACTACTGTATTTCTTGCCACATTTTTTACATTCATGTTTATATTTATTCTTATCCCTTTTATGTTCACAAGGTTTGCAGTAGCTGAAAGGTCTTCTCTTCCCCGTATTAAAGCGAATATTAAATTCATTTAATGATTTTTCTTTGCCACAATCAGCGCAAAACTTGTAACCTTCTTTTGGAACTGGCGGTACTGGGGTTTTTCTTCTTCTTAGATTTTCACATTTTTTACACCTTTTCCTGTGACCATCTTTTTTGGACTTATCTATGACGAATAGATTAATAGATTTTGTTTCCCCGCAGTCAATACAAGTTTTATTCAATTCAACAACCTCCCGAAGTTGTCCCCGGTTATATTAGAAGGGTAGGCAGTCGGGAAACTGCTTTTCGGTTCGCCAACCTAGCCCTAAGCTCAATTATAACATATTGTATTTGCAATTTACTTAGCCTTCACCGTTTTTAAGCGATTTTACTTCGGCACAACTCTCGTCTACCGAATAGCTCAACTCCAATTTGGTTAGCAGCAACCTGATCGTCCATACCCTCTAGCTCTTTTAATACGGCATTGGAAACGTCTTTTACAGTCTTATCACCCTTTTCAAACTCTTTCCATACACCTTGCGTGTCTTTAGAAAGTAGTCCCATTGCTTCAGAAGTCGTTTTACTTCCATCCTTCACACGAATCTGAAATTCTTTCATTATGTCATTGATGTAATCAAGATTGTAAACACCAGCTTCGGTACCTTTTTGTAGCAACTCAAAATACTCTTCTGCAGAATAGCCCATATTTCCAAACAGAGTGGAATATTCACTGAGATTATCAAACATCTCATTACTAAAATCGAGTCCGTTCTGCGCCCCTTTAGCCATCAAATCAAAGGCTTCATCCGCTTCAAGACCAAATCCTTTCATGACATTATTTCCTGCTCGTGTGACCTCGTTTACGTCCGCTTCGAATGTTTCACCTAATAGAAAAGCTTTCTCAGTGATTCGTTCCAGATCTTCATTGTTTATATCTTTTATATTTTGCTTGGTTTGTAACAAAGCATTATCAATTTCATCTGCGCTTTCTCCAAAACCATTTTTATAAATATTTCTTGAAATATCCGTCAGTTCCTTAGCTTCTGCTGCAGTTAAACCTAACGAATTTTGTATCTTTACAGTAGAATCCTCGTAACTAGATGTAACTAACCCCATAGCTGTCCCCATACCTAGCACCGCTGGTGTAAGCGTAGTTGACATCGTATTCCCTATGCCACTCGCTTTATCACCAAATCTTTTAAGCTTAGTTCCTGCTTTATCAAGTTGATCGCCCATCTTTGCCCAGTTAGAGTTAGCTACGCGTTGCTCTTCTCTTAATTGAGATAAATCATTTTCCACACGTTCAACATAACGACTTAAATTATTTAAAGAAGCAACTTGGTTGTTATATTCCTTCGCAGCTTTTTGTGCTTCTTTAGATCCTTCACCGTGTTGTTTGACCAGCTTTTCATAGCTGGTATAGGCTTTCTCTGTTACGGCTTGTTGTACCTCTAGCTTTTTGTTTAATCCTTGAAGACGTGTTTCATATTTGCCGATTGATTTATCACTACGATCAAAAGCAGACATGTTAGCTTTCATTTCGCTGTTGACCGTGGTCAATTGGGATTTTAAATCTTTAAGACCAGAATTGATTTTCATCGTTTCTAGGTCTAGCTCAATGGACAAGCCTTCTATTCTTTCAGCCATCTTTTATCTCCCTTCTTAACCACCAAAAGCAGAAATGAGTGACTTTTCTTCTCTTGGTTTATTTTTATCTTGCATGAGTTGCACAACGTAATGGATAGGCATATCTAGTATTTCGTTAATATCCTTTCCATTGCGCATTAATTTGTG
The nucleotide sequence above comes from Paraliobacillus zengyii. Encoded proteins:
- a CDS encoding DUF1617 family protein codes for the protein MQVTIKNAQLGQATSLLFDLNLKRKQSRHRTEFIKILAERSKKVEEQRKQIAEEHSKKDDEGKAIINDDRYDIEDQKAFKEDYQELLDESLIIEGGDAQGMLKTVKKVLDECDKEFSGQEAVVYDYLCEQFEKGDGAE
- a CDS encoding phage tail spike protein, whose amino-acid sequence is MSQVFIANGQTDQALGHIRYRNVLSNSHKKSLEDGSELFDFSTHADRDYATYIAGNNRVIIPGEDGEFLEFIIYEIQENRIDRQLEVYSYGSYAALSTAKVIQPHTSQALSAESHGNQALDGTEWQMGTVFFNGVRTITFDDYTDPHTYLKKIASVFGLELRFRVEQEGGKISGRYVDLVEKVGQWRGRRVEFGKDLIGLKRIENTEDIVTALEVLGPLDEDGNRLTVLVEDQDALQRWGRDGKHIIKPYEPQFGVEENATEERLIELGEQELAKRINAIVSYEGTIADLEKVPGLENKKIRFGDTIQIKDTSYEPALYLEARIYFQDRDIKDRAEKQVQLGDFVEYTEAEANSIWQSLQAQLRKKISQADLEEVTYTKDEVDQKDEPGNDAKDKLDSEVGQAVIETTTGSQDKADHAQSSAESNANNYTNTVKTQIDGELLDKANLEYVNGELLLKADSSTVQTINNTVNDLETTSSNLQQSVIDNATELDEQDGRITTVSTNLDTVEGNLNIAISDLSTLDNTVSQQGTDINANSTAINLKANQDELDTVSGNVSSLSGEVNILAGQVELKAEQSTLNSLSDDVTSISNDVSTLTVNVNGISADVSSLNTTVNGHTTDISQANSSISQLSDEISSKIEQTTFNSLEGRVDSAESDITQQATQINAKAESSTVSAIESRVSSAELDIDGLNGQISLKANSITVNDIENRVSSVELNIDGLDSEIDLKVNKNGVIASINLSSESATIDATNINLVGAVTVLSDITGNLGIINAGEINGIDINGSTFNSVTDARNYTRIENNHIVAEGDFYSSIGGSGDGTNNSYGLFSLNNGKFSLKTGLINADSSRQSVNTEVKIEAVGISVVSAGGGGTYMGNGGDIGFGDFIDGTNRTAAVYTQGNNLYLDATGTVVSQTSFRSDGNLYSTGAYNTTTGASSNVYISTAGQFARVTSAKKYKTDIQAVDIDYNKILDLKPSHWFDKAEVAENGGITDGLKRYYGLIAENVFDVGLSQYVTFNGDEIEGIEYDRLWTLLIPVANDHADRIKYLEMENQVLKQKVAKLEEAA
- a CDS encoding distal tail protein Dit, with amino-acid sequence MAYKSITFNGVRKDWLYIERGRSKPPFAARSRNLLTVPGYPGGYLQSTDIEPLIINQPVGFHIKDDADELIKKDELAEWLITDEVVELQFDDEPGRIYYAVVQNSIDDFEKMSRLRKGTIQFICPDPYGYGEEKPFVTESDYFQITNTGTAESEPIFEFEILAPITFLLIQNQLGTYNMIGQPVDVDSIVYNPLTKILDNTMATTTGWTNANQVDNGVISGTMTSDGDKFIVSSFGSPSDGSKWYGPALKTSLSETLQDFVMDISLSNFNSVAGVGRVEVYLLDVNGSVIAKIALTDSWEAVKRNRMEAYIQDVNGDRKYLMTLSQTTDESNGELWDDFLGILRLRRNGNVWTSYIAKVDNGVHSARETSYFNDGEGTYQRPVAQIQVHIGKFGDYETTEMAIRDTRFWKINQPSDAEVPYIAYQGDKIIFDHTNNGQVYINGEPYESSILGADFFALEKGENNLIVMPENTVNTSGSYRNRYL
- a CDS encoding HNH endonuclease, which produces MNKTCIDCGETKSINLFVIDKSKKDGHRKRCKKCENLRRRKTPVPPVPKEGYKFCADCGKEKSLNEFNIRFNTGKRRPFSYCKPCEHKRDKNKYKHECKKCGKKYSSGKMKSTYCKECHDKFFIKTYSILGTFDWSGKNNPMHGIQRFGKANPNYRPQITTEEREIGRLFEGYGVWRKSVYERDNYTCQCCGDDKGGNLHAHHLDGYNWCKEKRIDIDNGITLCEDCHNKFHKKYGNRNNTKQQFITYVRNKEYLM
- a CDS encoding phage tail tape measure protein encodes the protein MAERIEGLSIELDLETMKINSGLKDLKSQLTTVNSEMKANMSAFDRSDKSIGKYETRLQGLNKKLEVQQAVTEKAYTSYEKLVKQHGEGSKEAQKAAKEYNNQVASLNNLSRYVERVENDLSQLREEQRVANSNWAKMGDQLDKAGTKLKRFGDKASGIGNTMSTTLTPAVLGMGTAMGLVTSSYEDSTVKIQNSLGLTAAEAKELTDISRNIYKNGFGESADEIDNALLQTKQNIKDINNEDLERITEKAFLLGETFEADVNEVTRAGNNVMKGFGLEADEAFDLMAKGAQNGLDFSNEMFDNLSEYSTLFGNMGYSAEEYFELLQKGTEAGVYNLDYINDIMKEFQIRVKDGSKTTSEAMGLLSKDTQGVWKEFEKGDKTVKDVSNAVLKELEGMDDQVAANQIGVELFGRRELCRSKIA
- the gpGT gene encoding phage tail assembly chaperone GT; translation: MRNGKDINEILDMPIHYVVQLMQDKNKPREEKSLISAFGG